Proteins encoded by one window of Gordonia jinghuaiqii:
- a CDS encoding phosphatase PAP2 family protein has product MSVDETVGVPQPGGASKSDRGADTDDQQPPEMSPVLEDLAAAAEMDPDPENRRDLTTVRRIAIGAWFVLIALHIAFEGLAFDRTRLIILLCLGLAAACIGRRKFITILTDWAPFALILILYDWTRDVARVVDMPTHWHLAIDFDAFLTGGVNPTAWLQEHLKQASPPWWEVIISVVYMSYFIVPYAVAAVLWLKDRTAWRRYAACFVATTFLALVGYTLVPGAPPWAAARCTAAEVHDYPRDPICMYSPEAKEPGGLLGELDTDHPGANPYVERISARGWGYLNIHAASNLVEVGQGKSNLVAAIPSLHAGLTMLLALFMWPRVKALGKTLFMGYALAMAFALVYTAEHYIFDIVLGWALAAAVVATYRIVDRKWLIPRQSRLAEEEAAAENGDPALAAHDDSSGAKASTTAS; this is encoded by the coding sequence GTGAGTGTTGACGAGACGGTGGGCGTCCCGCAGCCGGGCGGTGCGTCGAAGAGCGACCGCGGTGCCGACACAGACGACCAGCAGCCCCCGGAGATGTCGCCGGTCCTCGAGGATCTGGCTGCCGCAGCGGAGATGGACCCCGACCCGGAGAACCGCCGCGACCTGACCACGGTCCGACGTATCGCGATCGGCGCCTGGTTCGTGCTGATCGCGCTGCACATCGCGTTCGAGGGTCTCGCGTTCGACCGGACCCGCCTCATCATCCTGCTGTGCCTCGGACTGGCAGCCGCGTGTATCGGCCGCCGCAAGTTCATCACCATCCTCACCGACTGGGCGCCGTTCGCGCTGATCCTGATCCTCTACGACTGGACCCGCGACGTCGCGCGCGTCGTCGACATGCCCACGCACTGGCACCTCGCGATCGACTTCGACGCGTTCCTGACCGGTGGCGTCAACCCCACGGCGTGGTTGCAGGAACACCTCAAGCAGGCGAGTCCTCCCTGGTGGGAGGTCATTATCAGCGTCGTCTACATGTCGTACTTCATCGTTCCGTACGCCGTGGCAGCGGTGCTGTGGCTCAAGGACCGCACGGCGTGGCGACGTTATGCCGCGTGCTTCGTGGCGACGACATTCCTCGCCCTGGTGGGTTACACCCTGGTCCCCGGCGCGCCGCCGTGGGCCGCGGCCCGATGCACCGCCGCCGAGGTCCACGACTATCCGCGTGATCCGATCTGCATGTATTCGCCGGAGGCCAAGGAACCGGGTGGCCTTCTCGGTGAGCTCGACACCGATCATCCCGGCGCCAATCCCTACGTCGAGCGCATCTCGGCGCGTGGCTGGGGCTATCTGAACATCCACGCCGCGTCGAACCTGGTCGAGGTTGGCCAGGGCAAGTCCAATCTCGTCGCGGCCATCCCGTCCCTGCACGCCGGCTTGACGATGCTCCTCGCTCTCTTCATGTGGCCGCGGGTGAAGGCGCTCGGAAAGACGCTGTTCATGGGCTATGCGCTGGCCATGGCGTTCGCCCTGGTCTACACGGCCGAGCACTACATCTTCGACATCGTGCTCGGCTGGGCACTGGCCGCAGCTGTGGTCGCGACGTATCGCATCGTCGATCGAAAGTGGCTGATACCGCGGCAGAGTCGGCTGGCGGAGGAAGAGGCGGCCGCCGAGAACGGCGACCCCGCACTGGCCGCGCACGACGACAGCTCCGGCGCGAAGGCATCGACGACCGCTTCGTGA
- a CDS encoding DUF305 domain-containing protein: MSLPRNSTVRRRVPAVSALGIAAAAALVLAGCSPDESPGSAQSAGPQTSSATMSSGPAGGSSLPGAHHNDADVDFNSTMIGHHRQAVMMAELVEGRTDNPQLIALAAAIEKAQEREIDQMEDRLESWGVDDDGPGMGPGMGHGGHSDMPGMLTANQMMALRDARGPAFDKLWLEGMIRHHEGAIAMADAVLTDGVDPGTKALATEVEKTQQAEIDQMKKMLGQG, translated from the coding sequence ATGTCCCTACCACGCAACAGCACAGTTCGACGCCGCGTCCCCGCGGTGTCCGCACTAGGAATCGCGGCGGCGGCCGCGCTCGTTCTCGCCGGATGCTCGCCCGACGAGTCGCCCGGCAGCGCCCAGTCGGCCGGTCCCCAGACGAGCAGCGCCACGATGAGCAGCGGCCCGGCGGGCGGTTCGTCGCTGCCCGGCGCCCACCACAACGACGCCGACGTCGACTTCAACTCGACCATGATCGGACACCACCGGCAGGCGGTGATGATGGCCGAACTCGTCGAGGGCAGAACCGACAATCCGCAGCTGATCGCCCTGGCGGCGGCGATCGAGAAGGCCCAGGAGCGCGAGATCGACCAGATGGAGGATCGTCTCGAGAGCTGGGGCGTCGACGACGACGGTCCCGGGATGGGGCCGGGGATGGGGCACGGGGGCCACTCGGACATGCCCGGGATGCTCACCGCGAACCAGATGATGGCGCTGCGCGATGCGCGGGGTCCCGCGTTCGACAAGCTCTGGCTCGAGGGCATGATCCGTCACCACGAGGGCGCGATCGCAATGGCCGACGCGGTTCTCACCGACGGTGTCGACCCCGGCACCAAAGCTCTTGCCACCGAGGTCGAGAAGACGCAGCAGGCAGAGATCGACCAGATGAAGAAGATGCTCGGACAGGGCTGA
- a CDS encoding DUF4185 domain-containing protein, giving the protein MTRRLSRPLTGLVVSVLAMALTTTLTATPAHAAPHAAGPATIVNRLTGPFAMNDTIGRYDIVGTDLGVMWDNGRGEILTAFGDTQSFNGWSLLYGELFYWRSNVLLRSTDPHLADGMTFTSHAGRPGHAKRLLKPNVRREVTIIPTAGVAANGKQYMTVMSVKRWDSPGIWTTNWAGLVSSTDNGENWRSVNAFRPNGGGNKKFQMGAFLKVGKTVYYYGTPDGRWGGVYLARVGEKDIEKLGKWEYFSYGRWVPNNPDAATPVMGAPTGEMSVQWNDYLGKYVSLASQDVGVTLRTADKPWGPWTSGEIVAPSVDPYTGYAPYIHPWSKGSTLYFTYSISLGYQVYLMRLPLRRG; this is encoded by the coding sequence ATGACACGTCGCCTCTCACGGCCACTCACGGGTCTTGTCGTCTCGGTACTCGCCATGGCCCTGACGACCACGCTGACTGCCACACCTGCCCATGCCGCCCCGCATGCGGCCGGACCGGCGACGATCGTCAACCGGCTCACCGGCCCGTTCGCGATGAACGACACGATCGGCCGCTACGACATCGTGGGCACCGACCTCGGCGTGATGTGGGACAACGGCCGCGGCGAGATCCTGACGGCCTTCGGCGACACCCAGTCGTTCAACGGCTGGTCGCTGCTGTACGGCGAACTCTTCTACTGGCGGTCGAACGTCCTGCTGCGCAGCACCGACCCCCATCTCGCCGACGGGATGACCTTCACCTCGCACGCCGGCCGGCCGGGCCACGCGAAGCGGCTGCTGAAGCCGAACGTCCGCCGCGAGGTCACGATCATCCCCACCGCCGGGGTGGCCGCCAACGGCAAGCAGTACATGACCGTGATGTCGGTGAAGCGCTGGGATTCGCCGGGCATCTGGACCACCAACTGGGCCGGTCTCGTGTCCTCGACCGACAACGGCGAGAACTGGCGGTCGGTCAACGCCTTCCGGCCCAACGGCGGCGGGAACAAGAAGTTCCAGATGGGCGCCTTCCTGAAGGTCGGTAAGACCGTCTACTACTACGGCACCCCCGACGGACGTTGGGGCGGTGTGTATCTCGCGCGCGTCGGCGAGAAGGACATCGAGAAGCTCGGCAAGTGGGAGTACTTCTCCTACGGCCGGTGGGTGCCCAACAACCCCGACGCCGCAACGCCGGTGATGGGCGCGCCGACCGGCGAGATGTCGGTTCAGTGGAACGACTATCTCGGCAAGTACGTGTCGCTGGCCAGCCAGGACGTCGGCGTCACCCTGCGCACCGCCGACAAGCCTTGGGGTCCTTGGACTTCAGGTGAGATCGTGGCGCCGTCGGTCGACCCGTACACCGGGTATGCACCCTACATCCACCCGTGGTCGAAGGGCAGCACGCTCTACTTCACGTACTCGATCTCCCTCGGCTATCAGGTCTACCTGATGAGGCTGCCGCTGCGACGCGGCTGA
- a CDS encoding deoxyribonuclease IV codes for MRIGAHLREDTDPLATAAELGIDVFQMFVTDPQSWKKPQPNPRAAEFRESDIDVVVHSSYQINVASLNNRLRMPSRKAVEQQAAAAAELGAFGLVVHGGHLRDGEESAEGFANWRKLFDRQADKGGFGVPILIENTAGGDHAMARTLESIDRLWEAVGDFEQAGFCLDTCHAWAGGEDLVGLVERVREITGRIDLVHLNNSRDEFDSGRDRHANLASGHIDPEVLVAVAEAAGAPVILETPADGIPDDLAYLRESL; via the coding sequence ATGCGCATCGGAGCACATCTTCGTGAGGACACCGACCCCCTGGCCACCGCGGCCGAACTGGGCATCGACGTGTTCCAGATGTTCGTCACCGACCCTCAGAGCTGGAAGAAGCCGCAGCCCAATCCGCGGGCCGCGGAGTTCCGCGAGTCCGACATCGACGTCGTCGTGCACTCGAGTTACCAGATCAACGTCGCGAGCCTGAACAACCGGTTGCGCATGCCGTCGCGAAAGGCCGTCGAACAACAGGCGGCCGCGGCTGCCGAGCTGGGCGCGTTCGGTCTCGTCGTGCACGGCGGACACCTGCGTGACGGCGAGGAGAGCGCCGAGGGATTCGCGAACTGGCGCAAGCTGTTCGACCGCCAGGCCGACAAGGGCGGGTTCGGGGTGCCGATCCTCATCGAGAACACCGCGGGCGGCGACCACGCGATGGCACGCACCCTCGAGTCGATCGATCGGCTGTGGGAAGCAGTCGGAGACTTCGAACAGGCGGGATTCTGCCTCGACACCTGTCACGCATGGGCCGGGGGCGAGGATCTGGTCGGCCTGGTCGAACGCGTCCGTGAGATCACCGGTCGCATCGACCTCGTACACCTCAACAACTCTCGCGACGAGTTCGACTCCGGCCGCGACCGGCACGCCAACCTGGCGTCGGGCCACATCGATCCCGAGGTGCTGGTCGCCGTCGCGGAGGCCGCAGGGGCGCCCGTCATTCTCGAGACGCCCGCCGACGGCATCCCCGACGACCTGGCCTATCTTCGAGAGTCGCTGTAG
- a CDS encoding acyl-CoA dehydrogenase, whose product MGHYKSNMRDLQFNLFELFELDKVLESGDFGDLDHETAVDMLREVKALAEGPIAESFVDADRNPPVFDPETHSVTIPEGFKKSYQALVEGGWDKIGIDEELGGLPAPRSLYWAIGEMILGANPPVFMYAAGAGFSQIFYDNGTDEQKKWATICAERGWGATMVLTEPDAGSDVGAGRTKAVQQEDGSWHIDGVKRFITSADQDMTENIFHLVLARPEGAGPGTKGLSLFFVPKFHFDFETGELGERNGVFVTNVEHKMGIKASATCELTFGQHGIPAKGWLVGDVHKGIAQMFEVIEHARMMVGTKAISTLSTGYLNALEYAKERIQGADMTQMTDKAAPRVSITHHPDVRRSLMTQKAYAEGLRAIYLYTASHQDAASAQIVSGADAEMAHRVNDLLLPIVKGVGSERAYGTLGHESLQTLGGSGFLQDYPIEQYIRDSKIDSLYEGTTAIQAQDFFFRKIIRDKGQALAHVAGQIQKFIDSEAGNGRLKAERALLKTALDDVQAMAASLTTTLMGAQENPTELYKVGLGSVRFLMSVGDLLIGWLLLRQSEIALAALDGGASDADKPFYEGKVAVAGFFAKNMLPMLTAVRATVENVDNDIMELDEAAF is encoded by the coding sequence ATGGGCCATTACAAGAGCAACATGCGCGACCTGCAGTTCAACCTGTTCGAGCTGTTCGAGCTCGACAAGGTGCTCGAGTCGGGCGACTTCGGCGACCTCGACCACGAGACCGCCGTCGACATGCTGCGCGAGGTCAAGGCGCTCGCCGAGGGCCCGATCGCGGAGTCATTCGTCGACGCCGACCGCAACCCGCCGGTCTTCGACCCCGAGACCCACAGCGTCACCATCCCCGAGGGCTTCAAGAAGTCCTACCAAGCACTCGTCGAGGGCGGCTGGGACAAGATCGGCATCGACGAGGAGCTCGGCGGCCTGCCTGCTCCCCGTTCGCTGTACTGGGCCATCGGCGAGATGATCCTCGGCGCCAACCCGCCGGTGTTCATGTATGCCGCCGGCGCCGGCTTCTCCCAGATCTTCTACGACAACGGCACCGACGAGCAGAAGAAGTGGGCCACCATCTGCGCCGAGCGCGGCTGGGGCGCCACCATGGTGCTGACCGAGCCAGACGCAGGTTCCGACGTCGGCGCGGGCCGCACCAAGGCCGTGCAGCAGGAAGACGGCTCCTGGCACATCGACGGCGTGAAGCGTTTCATCACCTCCGCCGACCAGGACATGACCGAGAACATCTTCCACCTCGTGCTCGCGCGACCTGAAGGTGCCGGACCGGGCACCAAGGGTCTGTCGCTGTTCTTCGTACCGAAGTTCCACTTCGACTTCGAGACCGGCGAACTGGGCGAACGCAACGGCGTCTTCGTGACCAACGTCGAACACAAGATGGGCATCAAGGCCTCGGCCACCTGTGAGCTCACCTTCGGTCAGCACGGCATCCCGGCCAAGGGCTGGCTCGTCGGCGACGTCCACAAGGGCATCGCGCAGATGTTCGAGGTCATCGAGCATGCCCGAATGATGGTGGGCACCAAGGCGATCTCGACCCTGTCGACCGGTTACCTGAACGCGCTGGAGTACGCCAAGGAGCGTATCCAGGGCGCCGACATGACCCAGATGACCGACAAGGCCGCTCCTCGCGTGTCGATCACCCATCACCCCGATGTGCGTCGCTCGCTGATGACCCAGAAGGCCTACGCCGAGGGCCTGCGCGCGATCTACCTCTACACCGCGTCACACCAGGACGCCGCTTCCGCGCAGATCGTCTCCGGCGCCGACGCCGAGATGGCGCACCGGGTCAACGATCTGCTGCTCCCGATCGTCAAGGGTGTCGGCTCCGAGCGGGCCTACGGCACCCTCGGCCACGAGTCGCTGCAGACTCTGGGCGGTTCGGGCTTCCTGCAGGACTACCCGATCGAGCAGTACATCCGTGACTCCAAGATCGACTCGCTGTACGAGGGCACGACCGCCATCCAGGCGCAGGACTTCTTCTTCCGCAAGATCATTCGCGACAAGGGTCAGGCACTGGCTCACGTCGCCGGACAGATCCAGAAGTTCATCGACTCCGAGGCGGGCAACGGTCGACTCAAGGCCGAGCGCGCTCTGCTGAAGACCGCGCTCGACGACGTGCAGGCCATGGCCGCTTCGCTGACCACCACTCTGATGGGGGCACAGGAGAATCCGACCGAACTGTACAAGGTCGGCCTCGGTTCGGTCCGCTTCCTCATGTCGGTGGGCGACCTGCTCATCGGCTGGCTGCTGCTGCGCCAGTCCGAGATCGCACTCGCCGCGCTCGACGGAGGTGCATCCGACGCCGACAAGCCCTTCTACGAGGGCAAGGTCGCCGTGGCCGGCTTCTTCGCCAAGAACATGCTGCCGATGCTCACCGCCGTGCGCGCCACCGTCGAGAACGTCGACAACGACATCATGGAACTCGACGAAGCGGCCTTCTGA
- a CDS encoding HdeD family acid-resistance protein has product MTFAAVYTKQFPDEVIGAVRTALIITSIVGIVIGVIAILWPGPTIVVVAMLFAISLIIAGIFRIYQAFAASFLGTGMRILLGVIGAIVLLAGVIALFSPGDAVWLLAVFIGIGWIFQGVADLYAAITKSGHVPTWFLILSGIVAVIAGIVMMILPAFSLEVLAWVGGIMLVALSIATLLTLPKRVEHPAADAPAV; this is encoded by the coding sequence ATGACATTCGCCGCGGTGTACACCAAGCAATTCCCCGACGAGGTGATCGGTGCCGTCCGTACCGCGCTGATCATCACCTCGATCGTCGGCATCGTGATCGGGGTCATCGCGATCCTGTGGCCCGGTCCCACCATCGTGGTGGTCGCGATGCTGTTCGCCATCTCGCTGATCATCGCCGGCATCTTCCGCATCTATCAGGCGTTCGCGGCGTCGTTCCTCGGTACCGGGATGCGGATCCTTCTCGGCGTCATCGGTGCGATCGTGTTGCTGGCCGGTGTGATCGCGCTCTTCAGCCCCGGCGACGCAGTCTGGCTGCTCGCAGTGTTCATCGGCATCGGCTGGATCTTCCAGGGCGTGGCCGATCTCTATGCCGCGATCACCAAGTCGGGACACGTACCGACGTGGTTCCTGATCCTGTCGGGGATCGTCGCGGTGATCGCCGGCATCGTGATGATGATCCTGCCGGCCTTCTCCCTCGAGGTCCTCGCCTGGGTGGGCGGCATCATGCTGGTCGCGCTGTCGATCGCCACGCTGCTGACCCTGCCCAAGAGGGTGGAGCATCCGGCGGCCGACGCCCCCGCGGTCTGA
- a CDS encoding zinc-dependent alcohol dehydrogenase family protein, which translates to MKALIFHGPGQKSWDDVPDPKILEPTDVIVKMDATTICGTDLHILKGDVPAVQPGRILGHEGVGTITEIGSAVTTLDVGDQVILSCVSACGKCDFCKHGVHSHCLGSEGASGIGWIFGHLIDGTQAEFVRVPYAETSVYKLPAGVTAEQGVVLSDILPTGHEIGVRYGHVKPGDVVAVVGAGPVGLATIATSGLYGPSRVIAIDLDANRVEQAKAFGATDGVVSSDSDWKDQVMAMTDGLGVDVAVEAVGIPQTFQMCLDIVRPAGNVANVGVHGAPVEFALQDLWISNINVAMGLVNTDTLGVLLKLVAQRRIDPDIFVSHRFALGDIIEAYDVFGRAAETKALKVILQA; encoded by the coding sequence ATGAAGGCATTGATCTTCCATGGACCAGGCCAGAAGAGTTGGGATGACGTGCCCGACCCCAAGATCCTGGAACCCACCGACGTCATCGTGAAGATGGATGCCACCACCATTTGCGGCACCGATCTGCACATCCTCAAGGGCGACGTGCCCGCTGTGCAGCCCGGGCGCATCCTGGGCCACGAAGGCGTCGGTACCATCACCGAAATCGGCAGTGCAGTAACCACTCTCGACGTCGGCGATCAGGTGATCCTGTCCTGCGTCTCGGCCTGCGGAAAATGCGACTTTTGCAAACACGGAGTCCACTCCCACTGCCTGGGCAGTGAGGGGGCGTCGGGGATCGGGTGGATCTTCGGGCACCTCATCGACGGGACCCAGGCGGAGTTCGTGCGGGTCCCCTACGCCGAGACCTCGGTGTACAAACTGCCCGCAGGCGTCACAGCCGAGCAGGGCGTCGTACTGAGCGACATCCTGCCGACCGGCCACGAGATCGGAGTGCGCTACGGCCACGTCAAGCCGGGTGACGTGGTGGCCGTCGTCGGTGCCGGACCGGTGGGTCTGGCCACCATCGCAACTTCGGGGCTGTACGGTCCCAGCCGCGTGATCGCCATCGACCTCGACGCCAACCGTGTCGAACAGGCGAAGGCGTTCGGTGCGACGGATGGGGTCGTGTCCTCTGATTCGGATTGGAAAGACCAGGTCATGGCGATGACCGACGGGCTCGGCGTCGACGTCGCGGTCGAAGCGGTCGGTATCCCGCAGACGTTCCAGATGTGCCTGGACATCGTGCGGCCGGCGGGCAACGTCGCGAATGTCGGCGTGCACGGTGCTCCGGTCGAGTTCGCTCTACAGGACCTGTGGATCTCCAACATCAACGTGGCGATGGGCCTGGTGAACACCGACACCCTGGGCGTCCTGCTCAAACTCGTCGCGCAGCGTCGCATCGATCCGGACATCTTCGTCAGCCACCGATTCGCATTGGGCGACATCATCGAGGCCTACGACGTCTTCGGCCGCGCCGCCGAGACCAAGGCGCTGAAGGTGATCCTGCAGGCCTGA
- a CDS encoding thioesterase family protein, which yields MTTIAFFDPVAVPATPDRAEEVRYRPTTFASSLWAPGTLNGPAVCALAARAVELGFGTDDFVPARCTIDLFKAARDIITSTRLSLVRSGGRIRVVDVEVLQHPDDGPEVVVARGTTVFLRTSSNPPGERWQRPAEAVTFHPPATTPDDLAPRFASDTPGAGPGEWEQEMSHHQNSHRKRIWTRAAPIVPGEEPTPFQRTVIGAESASLISNWGTTGIGFINCDLTVAISRLPHGQRIGVEADVHIEDDGVSVSNAGLYDADGMFGTALVTAVNNAAAQIDFTTVDTSERYREA from the coding sequence ATGACCACGATCGCGTTCTTCGACCCGGTAGCCGTCCCCGCGACCCCTGATCGTGCGGAGGAGGTCCGCTATCGGCCGACGACTTTCGCGTCCAGCCTCTGGGCGCCGGGGACATTGAACGGTCCGGCCGTGTGCGCACTCGCGGCTCGCGCGGTGGAACTCGGGTTCGGTACCGACGACTTCGTCCCGGCACGATGCACGATCGACCTGTTCAAGGCTGCGCGCGACATCATCACCTCCACCCGGCTCTCGCTCGTGCGTTCCGGCGGGCGCATCCGGGTCGTCGACGTCGAGGTGTTGCAGCACCCGGATGACGGTCCGGAGGTGGTCGTCGCCCGGGGAACGACAGTGTTCCTCCGCACCTCGTCGAACCCGCCGGGCGAGCGGTGGCAGCGGCCGGCGGAGGCGGTGACCTTCCATCCGCCGGCCACCACACCCGACGACCTCGCCCCCCGCTTCGCCTCGGACACCCCGGGTGCCGGTCCCGGAGAGTGGGAGCAGGAGATGTCCCACCACCAGAACAGCCACCGCAAGCGGATCTGGACACGGGCGGCCCCGATCGTCCCGGGAGAAGAACCCACGCCCTTTCAGCGCACGGTGATCGGTGCGGAGTCGGCGAGCCTGATATCGAACTGGGGCACGACAGGCATCGGATTCATCAACTGCGACCTCACCGTCGCCATCAGCCGTCTGCCCCACGGTCAACGGATCGGCGTCGAAGCCGACGTCCACATCGAGGACGACGGCGTCTCGGTGAGCAACGCGGGCCTCTACGACGCCGACGGCATGTTCGGAACGGCCCTCGTCACCGCGGTGAACAACGCCGCCGCACAGATCGATTTCACCACCGTCGACACCTCGGAGCGCTACCGCGAAGCCTGA
- a CDS encoding DUF2776 family protein translates to MNYWVSVVFRAIPLAMMAVCIGFGAYIWTAGDSAGNFVAGHVVVFLGAICVCLFCTAATIIRQLIGRFNTLDKFLYPALGFITAAGTAAYGIIIFAGAAPERPDDYVAGHVVFGLGLISGCVAAVATASTKFTLVPQNSQLPDSDRSRPGSAFSGTSTLVLYAIPVVLAGTAWTFAIIDLAQASTPERFTVGHVMSGLAMICTSLIGLVFSIVRQVQNTYEPRERILWPALVIAMGTLSTIWGVVVLGLHSEKYYLTPGFVMIGLGLVCFSILSKVGLLALVWRRTFELANRVPLIPVVTALACLFLSAFVFQMAVDDSSVFIAARVLVGLGGICFTLYSIVSILESGTSTE, encoded by the coding sequence ATGAACTACTGGGTCAGCGTCGTCTTCCGTGCGATTCCCTTGGCCATGATGGCCGTGTGTATCGGTTTCGGCGCCTATATCTGGACCGCAGGTGATTCCGCCGGGAACTTCGTCGCCGGCCACGTGGTCGTCTTCCTGGGCGCCATCTGCGTGTGCCTGTTCTGTACCGCCGCGACGATCATCAGGCAGCTGATCGGCCGCTTCAACACCCTCGACAAATTCCTGTATCCGGCATTGGGATTCATCACGGCGGCGGGGACCGCCGCGTACGGGATCATCATCTTCGCCGGCGCGGCACCCGAACGTCCCGACGACTACGTCGCCGGTCACGTCGTCTTCGGTCTCGGATTGATCAGCGGGTGCGTCGCCGCGGTCGCGACCGCATCGACGAAGTTCACTCTCGTACCGCAGAACTCCCAGCTGCCCGACAGCGACCGTTCACGCCCCGGCTCCGCGTTCTCCGGCACGTCCACCCTGGTGCTGTATGCGATCCCGGTCGTGTTGGCCGGCACCGCCTGGACGTTCGCGATCATCGACCTGGCGCAGGCGTCGACGCCGGAACGGTTCACCGTCGGCCACGTCATGAGCGGCTTGGCGATGATCTGCACGAGCCTGATCGGTCTGGTGTTCAGCATCGTCCGGCAGGTCCAGAACACCTACGAACCACGCGAGCGGATACTGTGGCCCGCGCTGGTGATCGCCATGGGGACGCTGAGCACGATATGGGGCGTGGTCGTCCTCGGCCTCCACAGCGAGAAGTACTATCTGACACCCGGCTTCGTGATGATCGGACTCGGTCTCGTCTGCTTCAGCATCCTCAGCAAGGTCGGTCTCCTCGCGCTCGTGTGGCGGCGGACGTTCGAGCTCGCCAACCGGGTACCCCTCATTCCCGTCGTCACCGCCTTGGCCTGCTTGTTCCTGTCCGCCTTCGTCTTTCAGATGGCAGTCGACGACTCCAGCGTGTTCATCGCCGCCCGCGTGCTCGTCGGACTCGGCGGGATCTGTTTCACCCTGTACTCGATCGTCAGCATCCTGGAGAGCGGCACCTCCACGGAGTAG